A window of Ruminiclostridium herbifermentans genomic DNA:
GGTTTGGAACCAATCCAATTTCCTTTCGTATAAACGTTTTGTGTTTGCCCTGCTCCATTCTTAATGCTATTCACTCTTTGTAAATAATGCAAAATAGTAATTTTTCGAATAGTAAAAAAATTTCATTACATATGTGGTATTTTATTGAAGCCTTAAAATATTTGCATCACATTACAACTAGTGACTTCAAAAATAGTTTTAAAGCTACTTATGATAGTGAAAAGCGTTTTCTTGCCTCGCTATAATACCTAAATTCAGTATGTATTTTTTCGATTGTAGAAAACTTTCATTACATTTACGGTATTTCATCGAGGCATTAAGATCTCTGCACCACATTAAAACTAAGTAGCTTCTAAAATACTTCTAAAGCAACTTATAAAGTTGGAAAGTATTTTCTGGCCTCGCTATAATACCTAAATTCAGTATGTATTTTTTCGGTTGTAGAAAACTTTCATTACATTTACGGTATTTCATCGAGGCATTAAAATCTCTGCACCACATTAAAACTAAGTAGCTTCTAAAGTACTTCTAAAGCAACTTATAAAGTTGGAAAGTATTTTCTGGCCTCGCTATAATACCTAAATTCAGTATGTATTTTTTCGATTGTAGAAAACTTTCATTACATTTACGGTATTTCATCGAGGCATTAAAATCTCTGCACCACATTAAAACTAAGTAGCTTCTAAAGCTACTTATAGTAGTGGAAATCGTTTTCTTGCCTCAATATAATTAAATTTATACCAATTATGACGACTAATATATCTTATGTACTTATTAAATACCAAGTGCCTGTACAAGTTTTATATCACCTATATTTAAAATAAGATTTTTTGATTTAAAGAATAATTTTTATAGAATAATTTAATTACGTCGGCGACGAAGTGTAAATTAAGAAGAGAGATATTTCATAGCTTTAATATAAAAGTCATATCCAAACTTTTAGAAATGCGGGAAGTTTTATTGTATTTTTATATAAAAGGGGTTATTAAAAAAACATTTTATATACTTATGTCTTGTTGCAAAAAATAGTACGCGAGTGCAATATATATATAATTGCGATGCTCGGTTAGAAATTGATGCTAAAAAAGTAGGTGAAGAACAAGTATTGTATCCGACACAGCATTAGTCAGTAGCTGTGAGTATTAACTCGAGACAGGGTGCCTTGTTAATACGGTCGGCGGAATTGCTTGTTCTTCACCGCTATTATTTCAGTGTCAATTTCGTGAGTAAGCAATATATATTGCTACGTCTGTACTATTTGTCAGTTTACTGTTGATTATATTTTTCCTTATTTTGAATCAACCTCTTAAATGTCTATACTTTATAAAACTATTTCATTTTTTAGATTGCCTACTGCCGATAAGCTAATCCTTCCATTTTTAAATATGCTTTCAATAATTTCATATACATCATCAATTTTAATGTTATCCATCTTTGAAATTACTTCCTCAGGAGTTTCAATTTTTTTAAGCATTAATTCAGACTTGCCTATACTGTTCATTCTGCTTCCAATACTCTCTAGTCCCAATAGATAACTGCCCTTTAATTGCTCTTTTGACTTATCTAGTTCATCTTGTGTTATACCATTTTTGATCAATAGTTTAATTTCTTTTTTTGTAAGGTCAATAACTTTTTGTAAATATTCTGGATTCATACCGGCATAAATCATAAATAGCCCTGCACCCATATATGTTGATGGATATGAATATATTGAGTAAACTAGTCCTTTTTTTTCTCTAATATTTTGAAATAGTCTAGAACTCATACCACCACCAAATATGTTATTTAGAGCAAGCAAAGGATATATTCTGTCATCTCCATGCTGCACTCCATCTAATCCCATACATAAGTGTACCTGTTCTGTTTCTTTACGACGAATATCTACATCTACTAAATAATCTACAGGAGAGTAATTTAAATTAAACTGTTTATCATATTTCCAGTCGCCAAAATATTTTGTAACATAATCTACCAATTGGCCTTCATCAAAATTACCAGCAACAGAAATAACAGTGTTATATGGGGTGTAATAATCATTCATATACTGCTTAATCATTTTTTTATTAAATTTATTTATACAGTTTTGAGTTCCAAGTATAGGATAACCTAAAGAATTTCCACGCCAAACCATTTCTGAAAATATATCATGTACTAACTCCTCAGGAGTATCCTCATACATGCTAATTTCTTCAATTACTACTTTCTTCTCAGTATTTATATCCGAATTATCAAATTTTGAATTAAAATACATATCAGACAATACATCTAAAGCAATATTAAGATGAGTGTCAAGTGTCTTTGTATAGTAGCAAGTACACTCCTTACCAGTAAAAGCATTTATTTGTCCGCCTATAGCATCAATAGTAGCTGCTATTTCTCGTGCTGAACGATTTATTGTTCCTTTGAAAAGCATATGTTCAATAAAATGTGAAATTCCATTGTTATTTAAATTTTCACTTCTAGAACCAGTCCCAACCCATATTCCAACAGATACAGATCTCACATATGGAATGTTTTCATATACAAGTCGTACTCCATTATCTAATACTTTCTTTTTGAACATTTAATCCTCCGTAGTTCTATTTTTTATTACACTTTCTATTTGTCAAGCTTTTCAATCAAGCAATGTATAAACACTGTCCTTGTAAAGGAGATGTGTTTAATAATAATTGGGGCGTAAACAACAGTCTACGCCCAATAATAGATAGTATAAAAATAACCTTAAAATCTAGTTGTTTTCTGATAAAGCGTCTTTGTGAGAAAGATTGATTCTTCCCTGCTTATCTATTTCCATTACCTTAACAAGCAATTCATCACCTATATTTACAACATCTTCAACTTTATCAACTCTCTTAGAATCAAGCTTTGAAATATGAACAAGCCCATCTTTTCCCGGCAGTATTTCAACAAAGGCACCAAAAGTAGTAATTCTTACAACTTTTCCCATGTATATCTCACCAGGTTCAATATCCTTTGCAATACCCTGTATTATTCTCAATGCCTTTTGTGCTGCATCAGCATCAGATGTTAGTATATATACTCTGCCATCATCTTCAATATCAATTTTAACACCAGTTTCTGCAATGATTTTGTTAATCATTTTTCCACTAGGTCCAATAACATCTCTAATTTTCTCAGGATTTATATAAGTTGTAATAATTTTTGGAGCATATTGAGATAACTCTTTTTTAGGAGCAGGAATAGCCTTCAAAATAACATCATTAAT
This region includes:
- a CDS encoding M16 family metallopeptidase; translated protein: MFKKKVLDNGVRLVYENIPYVRSVSVGIWVGTGSRSENLNNNGISHFIEHMLFKGTINRSAREIAATIDAIGGQINAFTGKECTCYYTKTLDTHLNIALDVLSDMYFNSKFDNSDINTEKKVVIEEISMYEDTPEELVHDIFSEMVWRGNSLGYPILGTQNCINKFNKKMIKQYMNDYYTPYNTVISVAGNFDEGQLVDYVTKYFGDWKYDKQFNLNYSPVDYLVDVDIRRKETEQVHLCMGLDGVQHGDDRIYPLLALNNIFGGGMSSRLFQNIREKKGLVYSIYSYPSTYMGAGLFMIYAGMNPEYLQKVIDLTKKEIKLLIKNGITQDELDKSKEQLKGSYLLGLESIGSRMNSIGKSELMLKKIETPEEVISKMDNIKIDDVYEIIESIFKNGRISLSAVGNLKNEIVL